From Streptomyces sp. NBC_01460, a single genomic window includes:
- a CDS encoding pirin family protein, whose product MPAVTVENPLTLPKVAAQAEAVARPVLTVTTAPSGFEGEGFPVRRAFAGINYRHLDPFIMMDQMGEVEYAAGEPKGTPWHPHRGFETVTYIIDGSFIHQDSNGGGGSIENGDTQWMTAGSGLLHIETPPESLVMSGGLFHGLQLWVNLPKSDKMMAPRYQDIRGGQVQLLASPDGGALLRVIAGDLDGHEGPGITHTPITMVHATVRPGAEVTLPWREEFNGLAYVLAGRGSVGAERRPVRTGQTAVFGKGSSLTVRADETQDGNTPDLEVVLLGGRPIREPMAHYGPFVMNTQDELKQAFEDFQAGRLGKVPAVHGM is encoded by the coding sequence ATGCCCGCAGTGACCGTCGAAAACCCGCTGACCCTGCCGAAGGTCGCGGCCCAGGCCGAGGCCGTGGCCCGTCCCGTGCTGACCGTCACGACCGCCCCGAGCGGTTTCGAGGGTGAGGGCTTCCCTGTGCGGCGCGCCTTCGCCGGCATCAACTACCGGCACCTCGACCCGTTCATCATGATGGACCAGATGGGTGAGGTGGAGTACGCGGCGGGCGAGCCGAAGGGGACTCCCTGGCACCCGCACCGCGGCTTCGAGACCGTCACCTACATCATCGACGGCAGCTTCATCCACCAGGACAGCAACGGTGGCGGAGGTTCCATCGAGAACGGCGACACCCAGTGGATGACGGCCGGCTCCGGCCTCCTCCACATCGAGACGCCGCCGGAGTCCCTCGTCATGTCCGGCGGCCTCTTCCACGGCCTCCAGCTCTGGGTGAACCTGCCCAAGTCCGACAAGATGATGGCCCCGCGCTACCAGGACATCCGCGGTGGCCAGGTCCAGCTCCTCGCCTCCCCGGACGGCGGCGCGCTGCTCCGCGTCATCGCGGGTGACCTCGACGGTCACGAGGGTCCGGGCATCACGCACACCCCGATCACGATGGTCCACGCCACGGTCCGGCCGGGCGCCGAGGTCACGCTGCCCTGGCGCGAGGAGTTCAACGGCCTCGCCTACGTCCTCGCCGGCCGCGGGAGCGTCGGCGCGGAGCGCCGGCCCGTCCGCACCGGCCAGACCGCGGTCTTCGGCAAGGGGTCCTCGCTGACCGTCCGCGCCGACGAGACGCAGGACGGCAACACGCCGGACCTGGAGGTCGTGCTGCTCGGCGGGCGCCCGATCCGTGAGCCGATGGCGCACTACGGGCCGTTCGTCATGAACACCCAGGACGAGCTCAAGCAGGCCTTCGAGGACTTCCAGGCCGGCCGCCTCGGCAAGGTCCCGGCCGTCCACGGCATGTGA
- a CDS encoding SseB family protein has translation MYGYDQNQGAQQQMGGGYGEQPLYPEPSPPSLADAVRAFTTGSLSAEDFQQIFATAKVYCPRGDNPGFLALHNTQQPVIPMFTTLKELRSYAGKESKYFVITGAEVIDLLPTGYGFVLDMEGDHRMVFDAKAVEQMVDFAMRRMYG, from the coding sequence ATGTATGGCTACGACCAGAACCAGGGCGCGCAGCAGCAGATGGGCGGCGGCTACGGCGAGCAGCCGTTGTACCCCGAGCCCTCGCCGCCGTCCCTGGCCGACGCGGTACGGGCCTTCACGACCGGTTCGCTCTCCGCGGAGGACTTCCAGCAGATCTTCGCCACGGCGAAGGTCTACTGCCCGCGCGGCGACAACCCCGGCTTCCTCGCCCTCCACAACACCCAGCAGCCGGTGATCCCCATGTTCACCACGCTCAAGGAGCTGCGGAGCTACGCGGGCAAGGAGTCCAAGTACTTCGTGATCACCGGCGCCGAGGTGATCGACCTGCTGCCGACCGGCTACGGCTTCGTCCTGGACATGGAGGGCGACCACCGCATGGTCTTCGACGCCAAGGCGGTGGAGCAGATGGTCGACTTCGCGATGCGCCGTATGTACGGCTGA
- a CDS encoding acyl-CoA dehydrogenase: MGHYKSNLRDIEFNLFEVLGRDKLYGTGPFAEMDVDTAKSILDEVTRLAENELADSYADADRNPPVFDPETNTAPVPASFKKSYQAFMDSEYWRLGLPEEIGGTTSPRSLIWGYAELLLGSNPAVWMYSSGPAFAGILFDEGNEAQKKVAEIAVEKQWGSTMVLTEPDAGSDVGAGRTKAVEQEDGSWHIEGVKRFITSGEHDMSENILHYVLARPEGAGPGTKGLSLFLVPKFHFDWTTGELGERNGVYATNVEHKMGLKASNTCEMTFGDQHPAKGWLIGDKHDGIRQMFRIIEFARMMVGTKAIAALSAGYLNALEYAKERVQGTDLSQFMDKTAPKVTITHHPDVRRSLMTQKAYAEGMRSLVLYTASVQDAIQVKEAAGEDAKALNGLNDLLLPIVKGYGSEKSYEQLAQSLQTFGGSGYLQEYPVEQYIRDAKIDTLYEGTTAIQGQDFFFRKIVRDQGASLNTLSEEIKKFLAGAQGNEELAGALDHLAKAAVDLEAIVGTMITDLTATGEDVKNIYKVGLNTTRLLMASGDVVVGYLLLKGAVVASEKLRNASAKDAAFYQGKIAAAKFFAANVLPGVGAERALAETVDNSLMELDEAAF, encoded by the coding sequence ATGGGGCACTACAAGTCGAATCTCCGCGACATCGAGTTCAACCTCTTCGAGGTCCTCGGGCGCGACAAGCTGTACGGCACCGGCCCGTTCGCGGAGATGGACGTCGACACCGCGAAGAGCATCCTGGACGAGGTCACCCGCCTCGCGGAGAACGAGCTGGCCGACTCGTACGCCGACGCCGACCGCAACCCGCCGGTCTTCGACCCCGAGACGAACACCGCGCCCGTCCCGGCCTCCTTCAAGAAGTCCTACCAGGCGTTCATGGACTCCGAGTACTGGCGCCTGGGCCTGCCCGAGGAGATCGGCGGCACGACCTCCCCGCGCTCCCTGATCTGGGGTTACGCGGAGCTCCTGCTCGGCTCCAACCCGGCCGTCTGGATGTACTCCTCCGGCCCGGCCTTCGCCGGCATCCTCTTCGACGAGGGCAACGAGGCGCAGAAGAAGGTCGCCGAGATCGCCGTCGAGAAGCAGTGGGGCTCGACGATGGTGCTGACCGAGCCGGACGCCGGTTCGGACGTGGGCGCCGGCCGCACCAAGGCGGTCGAGCAGGAGGACGGCTCCTGGCACATCGAGGGTGTGAAGCGCTTCATCACCTCGGGCGAGCACGACATGTCCGAGAACATCCTCCACTACGTGCTGGCGCGCCCCGAGGGCGCAGGCCCGGGCACCAAGGGCCTCTCCCTCTTCCTCGTCCCGAAGTTCCACTTCGACTGGACCACCGGCGAGCTCGGTGAGCGCAACGGCGTGTACGCGACGAACGTCGAGCACAAGATGGGCCTCAAGGCGTCGAACACCTGCGAGATGACCTTCGGCGACCAGCACCCCGCCAAGGGCTGGCTGATCGGTGACAAGCACGACGGCATCCGCCAGATGTTCCGCATCATCGAGTTCGCCCGCATGATGGTCGGCACGAAGGCCATCGCCGCCCTGTCGGCGGGCTACCTCAACGCGCTGGAGTACGCCAAGGAGCGCGTCCAGGGCACCGACCTGTCGCAGTTCATGGACAAGACGGCCCCCAAGGTCACCATCACGCACCACCCCGACGTGCGCCGCTCCCTCATGACGCAGAAGGCGTACGCCGAGGGCATGCGCTCCCTCGTCCTGTACACCGCCTCCGTCCAGGACGCGATCCAGGTGAAGGAAGCCGCGGGCGAGGACGCCAAGGCGCTCAACGGCCTGAACGACCTGCTCCTCCCGATCGTGAAGGGCTACGGATCCGAGAAGTCCTACGAGCAGCTCGCGCAGTCGCTCCAGACCTTCGGCGGCTCCGGATACCTCCAGGAGTACCCGGTCGAGCAGTACATCCGTGACGCCAAGATCGACACCCTGTACGAGGGCACGACGGCGATCCAGGGACAGGACTTCTTCTTCCGGAAGATCGTCCGCGACCAGGGCGCCTCGCTGAACACCCTCTCCGAGGAGATCAAGAAGTTCCTCGCGGGCGCCCAGGGCAACGAGGAGCTGGCCGGCGCGCTGGACCACCTCGCCAAGGCGGCGGTGGACCTGGAGGCGATCGTCGGCACGATGATCACCGACCTCACCGCAACCGGCGAGGACGTCAAGAACATCTACAAGGTGGGCCTCAACACCACCCGCCTCCTGATGGCCTCCGGTGACGTCGTCGTCGGCTACCTGCTCCTCAAGGGCGCGGTCGTGGCCTCCGAGAAGCTGCGCAACGCCTCCGCCAAGGACGCCGCCTTCTACCAGGGCAAGATCGCCGCGGCGAAGTTCTTCGCCGCGAACGTCCTGCCCGGCGTCGGCGCCGAGCGCGCGCTCGCCGAGACCGTCGACAACTCGCTGATGGAGCTGGACGAGGCCGCGTTCTAG